In Lolium perenne isolate Kyuss_39 chromosome 5, Kyuss_2.0, whole genome shotgun sequence, the sequence CAAGGGGAAGGATGTTTTAGTAGCCGGGATGCCCTCAAGGATGTCGTCAAGGTTAAACCCATCACACCGGATAGGCACGACGGAGCTCTTTTGGAAATTAGTGCAAAGACCGGTGACCTCTCCAAAGCTCTCAAGAATTTTAGCTAGGTTGATGATGTCCTCACGAAGGGGAGCAACAAAGACCGCCGCATCGTCCGCGTAAAGGGATGTGCGCAAAATGTTTCCTCGCCCACGAAGTTTGTGAAGAAGGCCATGACGGGTAGCACCTTCAAGGATCTTGGCCAAAGGGTCAAtggcaagcacgaagagaagcggAGAGAGCGGATCTCCTTGCCGAAGCCCACGCCCATGCACAATGGGGTATCCGGCGATGCCATTGAGTAGCACCCAGGAGGAAGACGTGGTGAGCAACGCGGTGATCCAATTGCGAAATCTGCTCGGAAAGCCCCGTCTTTGGAGAAGGTCAACAATGAATTCCCAACAGACGGAGTCGAAGGCCTTGCGAATATCGAGCTTGAAGAGGAGCGCCGGTGTTTTGTTCTTGTGGAAGCGTTTGGCGAGGTTTCGCACATAGAGGAAGTTGTCGTGAATGGTCCTCTTCTTGATGAAAGCACTTTGGGCATTGGAGACGAGGTCGTTCATCAAAGGGCTTAAACGGAGAGCAAGCACTTTAGCAATGATCTTGGCGATAGCATGTATGAGGCTAATAGGGCGGTAATCCGAGATATCCTCCGCCCCCTCCTTCTTTGGCAAAAGGGCGATGTTGGCGGAGTTAAGCCAATGAAAATTTGCCACATGAAGGTTCCCAAAGTCATTTACCACCTTCATCAAATCGTTCTTAATGATGTCCCAACACTTCTTGAAGAAGAGCCCGGTGAACCCATCCGGCCCGGGAGCCTTGTCACCGGGCATTTGATTTATTGCCTCTTTGACCTCATCCTCGGTAATGGGGTTCCCAAGATCGTAACTTTGACCGCATACATTATTTTCAAGTACCTCAGATTTCGTAATAGCGTGGTTCACTTCAAGCATGTATATATAAAGTAGCTCCATTAGTTACAAGTAGTACTTCAAATTTTCTGTAACGAACCTAAATGCCAAGATTGGCGATCATCTATTCAACTTTGTTTCGAGATGAATGGGTCATGCTGGCATCCCCGTTGCTGATGCCGCCGGTATTCTCCAGAGAACCAAAAGAGTCATCTGCCAGTGGGGGCCTGATGTAGGCTGGGACCGGCATTTTCGCCGGGAGGCTCGGTAGTGGCGTCTCCAATCGCAGAACGCTGACGGCCTGCCTGATGGACGGCCTTAGGCTGGGGTCAGGGTGCCCACACCAGAGCCCGACCATCATGACACGCTCCATCTCCAGCCGCACATCCGCTGCCTCGAGGATGGCCCCTTGGCCGTATGCCTCCCAAACCCACTGCACCAGGTGGATGACATCTCCCTCGTCGCCTCGGGCTACAGCAGGCCTTCGGCAGCAGGCGATTTCTAACAGTACGACCCCAAAGCTGTACACGTCGGACTCCATGCTGGCCATGCCTGAGAGAATGCACCTTGGGTCCATGTACCCGAGCGTCCCAGCTGCGCCCGTCGTGAGTGAGCCCCGGCCATCGCACAGAAACCTTGCCAGGCCGAAGTCACCGAGCTTGGCTTTGAAGTACGCGTCCAGCATGATATTGCTCGGCTTGATGTCCCTGTGGACGACACACTGCTCCATCTCCTGATGCAGATACAGCAGCGCGGAGCCAAGGCCAAGCGCGACCTCATACCTAACTGTCCATGGCAGCAGGTAGTCTGGCTTGTACAAGTGAGCGTCTAGGCTGCCGTTGGGCATCAGTTCATAGACGAGCAggagatcatcatcattgccaccgttGAACCATCCAAGGAGCTGCACAAGATTTTTATGTCGGAGCTGGCTAATTATCTTCACCTCATAAACAAACTCCTTCCAGCCCTGGCGGGAGCTCTTGGACACTTTCTTTACGGCGATATGGAGGTTTGCATCGGTGATGAACCCCCGGAAAACGGACCCGAAGCCTCCTTCACCTAGCTTGTTCCCGCTGGAGAAGCAGTCGGTGGCAACTGCAAGCTCATGGTATGTGATGAAAGAGTTGAGTCTCTCAACTCCGTAGCTAGCTACTTACTTCTTTAGTTGTTTCTCACAACACACGTGATACACAGTGTTTGGCCTCGGACTGTTTCACACAGCCGAGCTTTTCTTCTCTCTGTATACTCTTCTCTCTCACCTagaacacacacgcacacactgaccaaggaagaagaaggctttGCCATGGTTCTCTCCCTTGGCACTCATAGAGGCTACATCTTTTGCTCAGCCCTCACGGCCTCAACTTTTTCATTAACTCAACCTCAACAATTTATACATGTCTTGTGAATTACCTGGCCACCACTTAGCCGGCCACTAACTCCACTACTAACTCCAACCACTAACACACTAGCTACATGCACGTCATGCTCAGCACGACCCGGCCAACACAGCACACATGCAGCAACTACTGATCACCGATTCACTCGGCTAAACAGCCCTGCAAATCGCTGGCTCCAGGACTGGTTCACGCAGGGTTGTCATGCTCCACTTCTGCGTACAAGGCCGCTTCACACGACGTTGCTGCTTCACACAGTATCATGGCATCACGCCTTACACACTGGCCGCCACACACGGCCAGCTCGGCATCTCGCCTCCTGTACGCACAAGTGTAGTTTCACCTGCCTCCAAGTACCTAGAAACTAACTAGCTATATGCATGAAGGAAAACAAAGTAATTCCGATACATATGACaagattagttctaacatgtgaaTCGCCTGGGCCCATTCCCTTTCTCCAGGTCGTCTCGATATACCCTTTTGCCGCAGAAGTAGGC encodes:
- the LOC127303145 gene encoding L-type lectin-domain containing receptor kinase IX.1-like — encoded protein: MLKEVAYFCGKRVYRDDLEKGNGPRRFTFATDCFSSGNKLGEGGFGSVFRGFITDANLHIAVKKVSKSSRQGWKEFVYEVKIISQLRHKNLVQLLGWFNGGNDDDLLLVYELMPNGSLDAHLYKPDYLLPWTVRYEVALGLGSALLYLHQEMEQCVVHRDIKPSNIMLDAYFKAKLGDFGLARFLCDGRGSLTTGAAGTLGYMDPRCILSGMASMESDVYSFGVVLLEIACCRRPAVARGDEGDVIHLVQWVWEAYGQGAILEAADVRLEMERVMMVGLWCGHPDPSLRPSIRQAVSVLRLETPLPSLPAKMPVPAYIRPPLADDSFGSLENTGGISNGDASMTHSSRNKVE